From a single Clupea harengus chromosome 24, Ch_v2.0.2, whole genome shotgun sequence genomic region:
- the LOC122128798 gene encoding adhesion G protein-coupled receptor E3-like, whose product MLNALNNDMHAQFPIFPCQCNVIFFTVIFIGFSSIISKANTDISKIKQMKILIMKTAVQFFILGCPWILGFFVKSSDILNILFLFLNSQQGTFLFLVHCVLNEGVRQQYRKWWLNLKQGSNRTNPYNASAVTKTTSSR is encoded by the exons atgttaaatgctTTAAATAACGATATGCATGCTCAGTTTCCTATATTTCCTTGTCAGTGCAATGTCATCTTCTTCACTGTCATCTTCATCGGCTTCAGCAGCATCATATCAAAGGCAAACACTGACATCTCAAAGATTAAACAAATGAA GATTCTTATCATGAAAACTGCGGTCCAGTTCTTCATCCTGGGTTGCCCCTGGATACTCGGTTTCTTCGTGAAAAGCAGCGACATACTGAACattctcttccttttcctcaACTCCCAGCAAGGAACCTTCCTGTTTCTGGTCCACTGTGTTCTCAATGAGGGG gtTCGGCAGCAATACAGGAAGTGGTGGCTGAATCTGAAGCAGGGATCCAATCGTACTAACCCCTACAATGCAAGTGCAGTAACTAAAACAACATCTTCACGATAA